The Salinibacterium sp. M195 genome includes a window with the following:
- a CDS encoding DUF1684 domain-containing protein — translation MTALQVADWRRRNFALYAAIRENPDAASAHADWRAGRDEMFATHPASPLLPEDLRGFKGLPFEAYDPDWRFEASIVPDAGVSGAGLSESGRRMNVETGTDGVVPFDLLGTVEIDQVGTLDVWRLASYGGGIFIPVKDALSRVKGGTYGGGRYLIDTVKGADLGAGSTPESLVLDFNFAYNPSCAYDPAWACPLAQAGNTLAGQVPVGERY, via the coding sequence ATGACCGCTCTTCAGGTAGCCGACTGGCGCCGCCGCAACTTTGCTCTCTACGCCGCCATTCGTGAGAACCCGGATGCCGCGAGCGCCCACGCCGACTGGCGTGCGGGGCGAGATGAGATGTTTGCCACGCATCCAGCTTCGCCGCTGTTGCCTGAGGACCTGCGCGGGTTTAAGGGGCTGCCGTTCGAGGCGTACGATCCCGACTGGCGTTTCGAGGCATCCATTGTTCCTGATGCTGGTGTTTCTGGCGCGGGTCTTTCAGAATCGGGGCGCCGCATGAATGTCGAGACGGGAACGGATGGCGTCGTGCCGTTCGACCTGCTCGGCACCGTTGAGATCGATCAGGTTGGCACACTCGATGTCTGGCGTCTTGCCTCCTATGGCGGCGGAATTTTCATCCCAGTGAAGGATGCCCTCTCTCGCGTAAAGGGCGGAACCTACGGTGGTGGCCGCTACCTCATCGACACCGTCAAGGGTGCCGATCTCGGAGCGGGCAGCACGCCCGAGTCGCTCGTGCTCGACTTCAACTTTGCCTACAACCCCTCGTGCGCCTATGACCCCGCGTGGGCGTGCCCGCTGGCGCAGGCCGGCAACACTCTGGCTGGGCAAGTGCCGGTAGGCGAGCGCTACTAG
- a CDS encoding alpha/beta hydrolase, producing MQIDSSAVLWSAPERERAGRPLLVLLHGYGSHEGDLFAMAPGLPLDPVIASLRAPIPENGGFSWFPINLSGDGRHNVELVDDAARAVLAWLDDQQFTSVSLLGFSQGAAMALQLLRLAPERFTCAVALSGFVVSAEHSGDAALTSIRPPVFWGRGTDDAVIPAVNIERTEEWLVDHARAESHIYEGLAHSISTDELNDLVSFLHTHA from the coding sequence ATGCAGATTGATTCCTCCGCAGTGCTCTGGTCGGCTCCCGAACGTGAACGGGCCGGGCGACCGCTGCTCGTGCTGTTGCATGGGTATGGGTCTCACGAGGGCGACCTGTTTGCGATGGCACCCGGTCTTCCCCTTGATCCGGTGATTGCTTCGCTGCGGGCGCCGATCCCGGAAAACGGCGGCTTTTCGTGGTTCCCGATCAACCTCAGCGGTGACGGTCGCCACAATGTTGAACTCGTGGATGACGCCGCCCGAGCCGTGCTTGCCTGGCTTGATGACCAGCAATTCACGAGCGTCAGCCTCCTCGGTTTCTCGCAGGGTGCCGCCATGGCGCTTCAACTTTTGCGGCTCGCCCCGGAGCGTTTCACCTGCGCCGTGGCGCTCTCCGGTTTTGTGGTGAGTGCCGAGCACTCCGGAGATGCGGCGCTCACGAGCATCCGCCCGCCCGTGTTTTGGGGTCGCGGCACCGATGATGCGGTTATTCCCGCGGTGAACATTGAGCGCACCGAGGAGTGGCTCGTTGACCACGCCCGCGCCGAATCGCACATCTATGAGGGGCTCGCGCATTCGATCTCGACTGATGAGTTGAATGACTTGGTGAGCTTTCTGCATACTCACGCGTAG
- a CDS encoding DNA topoisomerase IB, whose amino-acid sequence MPRLRRSNTTGRGFSRVRSGRGFGYRDPDGATVAATDLKSRFASLGIPPAWTDVWICPYENGHVLATGFDEAGRRQYIYHPAWRERQDRVKFDRALELAAVLPGARGVVTRTLRSSDDPRERTLAAAFRMLDTGSLRVGSERYAEAHGSHGLSTLLCDHVTVVGDRVQLCFPAKSGQQWESEIVDADLAEFIRRRLRSAPDASVLSWREGRERRSLTAADINDYVRERTGGDFTAKDFRTLRGTIAAASSLAVSAAGVAAGGTAAGAAGVGVAGRGAAGRGAPQSQRARSRAIREAMEAAAEVLGNTPAIAKKSYVDPRIVDLFSAGETINPQRLASAESEVRELLARNT is encoded by the coding sequence GTGCCTCGACTGCGACGGAGTAATACGACGGGACGCGGATTCTCGCGCGTGCGATCAGGGCGAGGGTTCGGCTACCGCGACCCCGATGGCGCAACGGTAGCCGCGACCGACCTGAAGTCGCGCTTCGCCTCCCTCGGTATCCCACCGGCGTGGACCGACGTGTGGATCTGCCCCTACGAGAACGGCCACGTCTTGGCCACCGGGTTCGATGAGGCCGGCCGGCGCCAGTACATCTATCATCCGGCCTGGCGTGAGCGTCAAGACCGGGTGAAGTTCGATCGCGCTCTTGAGCTCGCAGCAGTGTTGCCTGGCGCACGAGGTGTCGTTACTCGCACGCTGCGCTCGAGCGATGACCCCCGCGAACGCACCCTTGCTGCAGCCTTTCGGATGCTCGACACCGGGTCATTGCGTGTCGGCAGCGAACGCTACGCCGAAGCCCACGGCAGCCACGGCCTCTCCACCCTGCTGTGCGATCACGTCACCGTCGTCGGCGACCGGGTGCAACTCTGCTTTCCCGCCAAGAGCGGACAGCAGTGGGAGAGCGAAATCGTGGATGCCGACCTCGCCGAGTTCATCCGGCGGCGCCTTCGTAGCGCTCCCGATGCTTCGGTGCTGTCGTGGCGCGAGGGCCGCGAGCGCCGATCGCTGACCGCCGCCGACATCAATGACTATGTTCGCGAGCGCACGGGTGGCGACTTCACGGCCAAGGACTTTCGCACGTTGCGCGGCACGATTGCGGCGGCGTCTAGTTTGGCGGTGAGTGCGGCTGGGGTAGCGGCAGGGGGAACTGCAGCGGGAGCGGCAGGAGTCGGCGTCGCTGGCCGCGGCGCTGCTGGTCGTGGCGCCCCGCAGAGTCAGCGGGCACGCTCTCGCGCAATCCGAGAAGCGATGGAGGCGGCCGCCGAAGTGCTCGGCAACACCCCAGCGATCGCCAAGAAGAGCTACGTTGATCCGCGAATTGTTGACCTGTTTTCCGCTGGCGAGACGATCAACCCGCAGCGTCTCGCCTCGGCCGAAAGCGAAGTGCGGGAGCTGCTCGCCCGCAACACCTAG
- a CDS encoding DEAD/DEAH box helicase, which translates to MTDHTFSSLGVPAPLVAALAADGKTTPFPIQLDTLPDTLNGRDVLGRGKTGSGKTLAFSLPMVARLGGTLSGGKRRPGRPLGLVLAPTRELATQISAVIEPLAAAYGLNTTTIFGGVSQNRQVAALKAGVDIVVACPGRLEDLMKQGFVNLDAIEITVLDEADHMADLGFLPVVTRILDKTPTNGQRMLFSATLDNGVDKLVRRFLHNEVLHSVDEVNSHVSAMTHHVFETESVESKRVLVEKLASGTGRRILFMRTKHHAKKLARQLIDAGIPAVDLHGNLSQVARDRNLAAFSAGDVKVLVATDVAARGVHVDNIELVIHVDPPAEHKAYLHRSGRTARAGEAGDVVTIVLPTQRKDTATLLRKAAITVTPQHVNAKSDAVTALVGEVAEYVTPAPRAAAPVRGQSQGGRSQGANAQRKRVRRDDNGGGRDGGGRDGGREGAREGARGGARGGQSRDGQGRDGQARDGQSRGGNAGNGGRGGQQRNDRQGSGRGAVVAGAGAGEQRSTHQPRQQQSDAPTRPRGGNGRAQAGSGPVRVGQVVRPNRRASSGGR; encoded by the coding sequence TTGACTGACCACACTTTTAGCTCGCTCGGCGTACCCGCCCCGCTGGTTGCAGCGCTTGCAGCCGACGGCAAGACCACGCCGTTCCCCATCCAACTCGACACCCTGCCTGACACCCTCAACGGCCGCGACGTACTCGGTCGCGGAAAGACAGGTTCGGGCAAGACCCTCGCCTTCTCGTTGCCCATGGTTGCTCGCCTCGGTGGCACGCTCTCCGGCGGCAAGCGCCGCCCGGGTCGCCCGCTGGGTCTCGTGCTCGCCCCAACCCGTGAGCTCGCCACGCAGATCTCTGCTGTGATCGAGCCCCTCGCTGCGGCCTACGGCCTCAACACCACCACGATCTTCGGTGGCGTAAGCCAGAACCGACAGGTTGCTGCTCTCAAGGCCGGCGTCGACATTGTCGTTGCCTGCCCCGGTCGCCTCGAAGACCTCATGAAGCAAGGCTTCGTGAACCTCGACGCCATCGAGATCACCGTGCTTGACGAGGCCGACCACATGGCCGACCTTGGCTTCCTGCCGGTTGTCACCCGCATCCTCGACAAGACTCCAACCAACGGACAGCGGATGCTGTTCAGCGCCACCCTCGACAACGGTGTAGACAAGCTGGTTCGCCGCTTCCTCCACAACGAAGTACTTCACTCGGTTGATGAAGTGAACTCGCACGTCTCCGCCATGACGCACCACGTCTTCGAGACCGAGAGTGTCGAATCCAAGCGTGTTCTCGTGGAGAAGCTTGCCTCGGGCACCGGTCGCCGCATCCTCTTCATGCGCACCAAGCACCACGCCAAGAAGCTTGCGCGCCAGCTCATCGATGCCGGAATCCCCGCCGTTGACCTCCACGGAAACCTCTCGCAGGTTGCCCGTGACCGTAACCTGGCTGCATTCTCCGCCGGCGACGTCAAGGTGCTTGTCGCCACCGACGTTGCAGCGCGAGGCGTGCACGTAGACAACATTGAGCTGGTCATCCACGTTGACCCGCCAGCAGAGCACAAGGCATACCTGCACCGCAGTGGCCGTACCGCTCGTGCCGGTGAAGCGGGCGACGTCGTAACGATCGTTCTTCCGACCCAGCGCAAAGACACTGCAACGCTGTTGCGTAAGGCCGCCATCACGGTGACCCCGCAGCACGTCAACGCGAAGTCGGATGCCGTAACCGCGCTTGTCGGAGAGGTCGCAGAATACGTGACCCCCGCTCCCCGCGCAGCAGCACCCGTTCGTGGCCAGTCACAGGGCGGACGCTCGCAGGGTGCAAACGCCCAGCGCAAGCGTGTTCGTCGTGACGACAACGGCGGCGGCCGCGACGGTGGCGGTCGCGATGGTGGCCGTGAGGGCGCTCGCGAGGGTGCCCGCGGTGGCGCACGTGGCGGACAGTCGCGTGACGGACAGGGTCGCGATGGCCAGGCTCGTGATGGACAGTCGCGCGGCGGCAACGCTGGTAACGGCGGCCGTGGCGGTCAGCAGCGTAACGATCGTCAAGGTTCAGGTCGCGGCGCAGTCGTTGCCGGAGCCGGTGCAGGGGAACAGCGTTCAACTCACCAGCCGCGTCAGCAGCAGTCCGATGCCCCCACGCGTCCGCGCGGTGGCAATGGCCGCGCTCAGGCCGGCAGCGGACCCGTTCGCGTTGGCCAGGTAGTTCGACCTAACCGTCGCGCTTCCAGCGGCGGGCGCTAA
- a CDS encoding ATP-dependent helicase, whose amino-acid sequence MSDVLGKFSPATREWFEGAFDAATPAQLGAWDAVSTGAHALVVAPTGSGKTLAAFLWAIDQLASRPVPENPKQRTRVLYISPLKALGVDVERNLRAPLVGVTQTARRLGLGEPNITVGVRSGDTTPQDRRLLARLPPDILITTPESLYLMLTSAARETLKGIDTVIIDEVHAVAATKRGAHLALSLERLDALLAKPVQRIGLSATVRPIEEVARFLGGRAPVTIVHPPSAKTFELSVIVPVPDMTIPGTVASARDKAAGGSGRDDEATPESNGSLWPHVEERIVDAILEHRSTIVFANSRRLAERLTARLNEIYDERMSDGSAAGAGAAGAAGHAGAAAAVLEQSQASADAAAYAAPQQPWKPPAQMMAQGGSTMGAAPLLARAHHGSVSKDQRAIIEDDLKTGVLRCVVATSSLELGIDMGAVDLVIQVESPPSVASGLQRIGRAGHQVGEISKGLLFPKHRTDLIHTSVAVERMRSGQIEALSVPTNPLDVLAQQTVAAVALDEIDIEEWFDTVRRSAPFSTLPRSAFDATLDLLSGLYPSDEFSELRPRVVWDRIAGTLSGRPGSQRLAVTSGGTIPDRGLFGVFMIGGEAGAPGRRVGELDEEMVYESRVGDIFALGTTSWRIEDITHDQVLVSPAFGQPGRVPFWKGDGLGRPAELGEAIGAFTKEIATASADDARARAQSIGLDEHAVTNLIALVTEQKASTGHVPSDTTLVVERFRDELGDWRVILHSPYGMPVHAPWALAITARIREQLGVDGAAMAGDDGIVVRIPDTDAAPPGADLFVFDADELEQIVTEEVGGSALFAARFRECAARALLLPRRDPGKRSPLWQQRQRASQLLDVARKYPSFPIVLETVREVLQDVYDLPALTALTKRIASRGIRVMETETEVPSPFARSLLFGYMAAFVYEGDSPLAERRAAALSLDPALLAELLGRAELRELLDPDVIAQTENELQRLVPERHARDAEGLVDLLRVLGPQTVAEIEARSLVTGTALATDLAGLAKANRVLEVTIAGERRWAGIEDSARLRDALGVPLPIGVPAAFIEPVDDPVGDLVSRYARTHGPFTLADTSARFGLGTAVVQDTLRRLAADRRVVDGEFRPGASGTEWCSVDVLRRLRSRSLAALRQEVEPVSHATLGRFLPAWQHVSAAGDSLRGIDGLAQVIDQLAGYSAPASAWENFILSARIRDYSPAWLDELTTSGEVVWAGQGALAGSDGWISLHPAATAALTLPEPDRDGLSELQQSILEALAGGGAFFFRQLSNQVSSTDDKVLLKELWDLVWRSLITNDSFAPLRAHLGGTVRATRAPRPARARAYRGRVSTVAQAGPPSASGRWALLETAEGETTVRAKSTAELMLERHAVVTRGAVVSEGIRGGFALTYRVLSGFEETGRARRGYFIEGLGAAQFATGATVDRLRGFTRDPDAAPQLLAITLAATDPANPYGAALGWPGLGGADAEADGGDASAAGAAGAPGSGAGPAGDDGSEPWAATSASGSASAKSVADSPKKHRPGRKAGAIVVMVDGHLALYLERGGKSLLAFDLEPAVVDAATRSLTSALRGTLPKLRIEKVNGDFAVGTPVGKALVEAGFVATPQGLRLRA is encoded by the coding sequence ATGAGCGATGTGCTCGGCAAGTTTTCGCCCGCCACCCGAGAGTGGTTTGAGGGCGCGTTCGATGCTGCCACCCCGGCACAACTCGGCGCGTGGGATGCCGTCTCGACCGGGGCGCACGCTCTCGTTGTTGCCCCCACGGGTTCGGGTAAGACGCTGGCCGCCTTCTTGTGGGCGATCGACCAGTTGGCGTCGCGCCCGGTGCCGGAGAATCCGAAGCAGCGCACTCGCGTGCTCTACATTTCGCCGCTCAAGGCTCTCGGCGTTGACGTGGAGCGCAACCTTCGCGCACCCCTCGTCGGCGTCACTCAGACCGCTCGGCGGCTGGGGCTCGGCGAGCCCAACATCACCGTTGGCGTGCGCTCGGGAGACACCACCCCGCAAGACCGGCGGCTGCTCGCGCGGCTGCCTCCCGACATCCTGATCACGACTCCCGAGTCGCTGTATTTGATGCTCACGTCGGCCGCGCGCGAGACCCTCAAGGGCATCGACACCGTGATCATCGATGAAGTGCACGCGGTTGCCGCGACCAAGCGTGGTGCCCACCTTGCGCTGTCGTTGGAGCGGTTGGATGCTCTGCTCGCGAAACCCGTGCAGCGCATCGGACTCTCGGCGACCGTGCGCCCGATTGAGGAAGTTGCTCGGTTCTTGGGTGGCCGGGCGCCCGTCACAATCGTGCACCCGCCATCGGCGAAGACGTTCGAGTTGAGCGTGATTGTGCCCGTGCCGGATATGACTATTCCGGGCACTGTTGCTTCGGCTCGCGATAAAGCTGCGGGAGGTTCTGGCCGCGATGACGAGGCGACTCCCGAATCGAATGGCTCCCTGTGGCCGCACGTCGAAGAGCGCATTGTCGATGCGATTCTCGAGCACCGTTCGACGATTGTGTTTGCGAATTCTCGGCGCCTTGCCGAACGGCTGACCGCTCGCCTTAATGAGATTTATGACGAGCGGATGAGCGACGGCAGCGCCGCCGGTGCTGGCGCCGCCGGTGCTGCCGGTCATGCCGGTGCCGCCGCCGCCGTTCTCGAGCAATCCCAAGCCAGTGCGGATGCCGCCGCCTACGCCGCTCCGCAGCAACCGTGGAAGCCGCCCGCTCAGATGATGGCGCAGGGGGGATCCACGATGGGCGCTGCCCCGCTGCTCGCCCGCGCTCACCACGGCTCGGTGAGCAAGGACCAGCGCGCGATCATCGAAGACGACCTCAAGACAGGTGTGCTGCGCTGCGTTGTTGCCACGAGTTCGCTCGAACTCGGCATCGACATGGGTGCCGTCGATCTTGTGATTCAGGTCGAGTCGCCGCCCTCGGTCGCGAGCGGGCTTCAGCGCATCGGGCGAGCCGGGCATCAGGTCGGCGAGATTTCCAAAGGGCTGCTGTTTCCGAAACACCGCACCGACCTCATCCACACGTCCGTCGCCGTTGAGCGGATGCGCAGCGGACAGATCGAAGCCCTCTCGGTTCCGACAAACCCGCTTGACGTACTCGCGCAGCAGACCGTCGCCGCCGTGGCTCTCGACGAGATCGACATTGAAGAGTGGTTCGACACCGTGCGCCGCAGCGCCCCGTTCTCGACCCTGCCGCGCAGCGCTTTCGACGCGACCCTCGACCTGCTGAGCGGCCTCTACCCGAGCGACGAGTTCTCCGAACTGCGACCGCGTGTGGTGTGGGATCGCATCGCCGGCACGCTCAGCGGTCGGCCCGGCTCCCAACGCCTCGCCGTCACCTCCGGCGGCACCATCCCCGACCGCGGCCTCTTCGGCGTGTTCATGATCGGCGGCGAAGCGGGAGCCCCCGGCCGTCGCGTCGGTGAACTCGACGAAGAGATGGTCTACGAATCCCGCGTCGGCGACATCTTCGCCCTCGGCACCACCAGCTGGCGCATCGAAGACATCACCCACGATCAAGTGCTTGTCTCCCCCGCCTTCGGCCAGCCCGGCCGCGTTCCGTTCTGGAAGGGCGACGGCCTCGGCCGCCCGGCTGAATTGGGCGAGGCCATCGGGGCGTTCACTAAAGAAATTGCTACGGCATCCGCTGACGATGCGCGCGCTCGGGCGCAGTCGATCGGGCTCGATGAGCACGCCGTCACCAACCTGATCGCCCTCGTGACCGAGCAGAAGGCATCCACCGGTCACGTGCCGAGCGACACCACACTTGTCGTTGAACGCTTCCGCGATGAGCTGGGCGACTGGCGCGTGATCTTGCATTCCCCGTACGGCATGCCCGTGCACGCTCCCTGGGCCTTGGCGATTACGGCGCGCATCCGCGAACAGCTGGGGGTGGATGGCGCAGCCATGGCCGGAGACGATGGCATCGTCGTGCGCATCCCCGACACCGATGCCGCGCCGCCCGGTGCCGACCTCTTTGTGTTCGACGCTGACGAGCTCGAGCAGATCGTCACTGAGGAAGTGGGCGGTTCTGCACTCTTTGCCGCGCGCTTCAGGGAGTGCGCCGCCCGCGCGCTCTTGCTCCCGCGCCGCGACCCGGGCAAGCGTTCACCCTTGTGGCAGCAGCGGCAGCGGGCCTCGCAACTGCTGGATGTGGCACGCAAGTACCCGAGCTTCCCCATCGTTCTCGAGACCGTGCGCGAAGTGCTGCAAGACGTGTACGACCTGCCGGCGCTCACGGCGCTGACGAAGCGCATCGCCAGCCGCGGCATCCGCGTCATGGAGACCGAGACGGAGGTGCCGTCGCCGTTCGCGCGCAGCCTGCTGTTCGGCTATATGGCCGCTTTCGTATACGAGGGCGATTCGCCGCTGGCCGAGCGTCGCGCCGCCGCGCTCTCACTCGACCCGGCGCTGCTCGCCGAGCTTCTCGGTCGTGCCGAGCTTCGCGAACTGCTTGACCCCGACGTGATTGCCCAGACCGAGAACGAACTGCAGCGACTGGTGCCAGAGCGTCATGCTCGGGATGCCGAGGGGCTCGTCGATCTGCTGCGCGTGCTTGGCCCGCAGACCGTTGCCGAGATCGAGGCGCGCTCGCTCGTGACCGGCACCGCCCTCGCCACCGACTTGGCCGGGCTCGCGAAAGCGAACCGCGTGCTCGAAGTGACCATCGCGGGCGAACGCCGCTGGGCCGGTATCGAAGACTCCGCGCGACTGCGGGATGCCCTCGGGGTTCCGCTGCCCATTGGGGTGCCCGCCGCGTTCATCGAACCCGTGGACGATCCCGTCGGCGATCTCGTGAGTCGCTACGCCCGCACCCACGGACCCTTCACACTCGCGGATACCTCAGCCCGCTTCGGTCTCGGAACCGCCGTCGTGCAGGACACCCTGCGCCGCCTCGCGGCCGACCGCCGCGTGGTCGATGGCGAGTTCCGCCCCGGCGCGAGCGGCACCGAATGGTGCTCAGTGGATGTGCTGCGTCGCCTGCGCAGTCGCTCGCTCGCGGCGCTGCGCCAAGAGGTCGAGCCGGTATCGCACGCGACGCTGGGTCGGTTCCTGCCCGCCTGGCAACACGTTTCCGCTGCCGGTGACTCACTGCGCGGAATTGATGGCCTGGCACAAGTGATCGACCAACTGGCTGGGTACTCAGCCCCGGCATCCGCGTGGGAGAACTTCATTCTGAGTGCCCGTATTCGCGACTATTCGCCGGCGTGGCTCGATGAGCTGACGACGTCGGGCGAAGTGGTGTGGGCCGGGCAAGGTGCGCTGGCGGGCAGCGATGGCTGGATTAGTTTGCACCCCGCGGCGACCGCAGCGCTGACGTTGCCCGAGCCGGATCGCGATGGGCTGAGCGAGTTGCAGCAGAGCATTCTCGAGGCGCTGGCCGGTGGCGGTGCGTTCTTCTTTAGGCAGCTGTCGAATCAGGTGAGCAGCACGGATGACAAGGTGCTGCTGAAGGAACTGTGGGATCTGGTGTGGCGGTCGCTCATCACGAACGACAGTTTTGCGCCCCTGCGCGCGCATCTCGGAGGAACCGTGCGGGCCACTCGGGCACCGCGTCCGGCACGAGCTCGCGCCTATCGCGGACGCGTTTCGACGGTCGCGCAAGCGGGGCCGCCGAGTGCGTCCGGCCGGTGGGCGCTGCTGGAAACTGCCGAGGGTGAGACGACGGTGCGAGCCAAGTCGACCGCCGAGTTGATGCTCGAACGGCACGCTGTCGTCACGCGCGGCGCGGTCGTGAGCGAAGGCATCCGTGGCGGTTTCGCCCTGACGTACCGCGTGCTGAGCGGCTTCGAAGAGACCGGTCGCGCCCGCCGCGGTTACTTCATCGAGGGGCTCGGCGCCGCCCAGTTCGCGACCGGCGCCACCGTCGACCGCCTGCGTGGTTTCACTCGGGATCCGGATGCTGCGCCCCAACTTTTGGCGATTACTCTCGCCGCGACTGACCCGGCCAACCCCTACGGGGCTGCTCTGGGGTGGCCGGGGCTTGGTGGGGCTGATGCTGAGGCTGACGGCGGCGACGCCTCTGCTGCTGGCGCTGCGGGTGCGC
- a CDS encoding zinc-binding dehydrogenase: MTNKWVGPVLHLMRMGRAFKRADATFHQFTAAATSDDLAFLAELLRSGQIVPAIERVVGLDGVAAAIDQIASSHGSGKIAIVPGASPDSTGTR; this comes from the coding sequence ATGACCAACAAGTGGGTGGGGCCCGTCCTTCACCTCATGCGAATGGGACGTGCCTTTAAGCGAGCGGATGCCACGTTCCACCAGTTCACCGCGGCCGCCACGTCAGACGACCTCGCGTTTCTTGCCGAGCTCCTCCGCTCTGGTCAAATTGTGCCCGCGATTGAGCGGGTTGTCGGCCTGGATGGGGTTGCTGCAGCCATTGACCAGATCGCTTCCAGCCATGGTTCAGGCAAGATCGCGATCGTACCCGGTGCCTCACCCGACTCGACGGGCACCCGATAA
- a CDS encoding NUDIX hydrolase family protein, translated as MSSVGTPDPNSSWLSEEELAETRRRLPLLYVEAIPVRVDGLGRVTEVGTLVRGNDGEITRTLVSGRVMFGETLRDALFRHLEKDLGPMAFPLLPANPTPFTVAEYFPWPSDSQYTDVRQHAVSMAYVVPVTGTCEPRQDALELTWLSPAEAASEAVTADMEGGRGSLLRAALASVGVLP; from the coding sequence ATGAGCTCCGTCGGCACACCAGACCCCAACTCCTCGTGGCTATCAGAGGAAGAGCTCGCTGAGACCCGCCGGCGTCTGCCGCTTCTCTACGTTGAAGCTATTCCCGTGCGCGTGGATGGGCTGGGTCGAGTCACTGAGGTTGGCACCTTGGTGCGCGGCAACGACGGCGAGATCACCCGCACCCTCGTTTCTGGTCGGGTCATGTTTGGCGAAACGTTGCGTGATGCGCTGTTCCGTCACCTCGAGAAAGACCTCGGCCCGATGGCCTTCCCGCTGCTTCCGGCTAACCCGACACCCTTCACTGTTGCCGAGTATTTCCCGTGGCCAAGCGACAGTCAGTACACGGATGTTCGCCAGCACGCCGTCTCAATGGCCTACGTCGTCCCGGTCACGGGTACGTGCGAACCTCGGCAAGATGCTCTCGAGCTGACCTGGCTCAGCCCGGCTGAGGCAGCATCCGAAGCAGTCACCGCCGACATGGAGGGCGGTCGCGGCTCACTGCTGCGTGCAGCTCTCGCCTCCGTCGGCGTTCTCCCGTAA
- a CDS encoding 2-phosphosulfolactate phosphatase produces MNDPRNQPQYQVRFGFGRRQAQELSAGADVVVWADALANGSTPVPELPGTFSILAAGTGAAAAVADWVIAQQELKGDRFTVAVIAAGDPDGGFTVDDLLAGGAIVDALADAGIDYISPEAASAVAAFTGLKSAHNHLLSASTAGQQLIEDAGRGALDAAIVSNTAASFAIIQHSRELVRE; encoded by the coding sequence GTGAACGATCCCCGCAATCAGCCCCAGTATCAGGTCCGTTTTGGCTTTGGCCGCCGTCAGGCGCAAGAGCTGAGCGCCGGTGCCGATGTTGTCGTGTGGGCGGATGCTCTCGCCAACGGTTCAACGCCCGTGCCCGAGTTGCCCGGAACATTCTCGATTCTTGCCGCCGGAACCGGGGCTGCCGCGGCCGTCGCCGACTGGGTCATCGCCCAACAAGAACTCAAGGGTGACCGGTTCACGGTCGCAGTCATCGCGGCGGGCGACCCGGATGGCGGATTCACCGTTGACGACCTCCTCGCGGGGGGCGCGATCGTGGATGCTCTCGCGGATGCGGGCATCGACTACATTTCTCCGGAAGCGGCATCCGCTGTCGCCGCGTTCACCGGCCTCAAGTCTGCCCACAACCACTTGCTGTCGGCGAGCACAGCGGGTCAGCAACTGATTGAGGATGCCGGACGCGGCGCCCTCGATGCGGCAATTGTCAGCAACACTGCAGCCAGCTTTGCCATCATTCAGCACAGCCGGGAACTCGTTAGGGAATGA
- a CDS encoding NAD(P)-dependent alcohol dehydrogenase, whose translation MSIPQPASPDSKDSASASNDASNPANPTNNPSSASNAPSNQSNPSSSAQPVPPTMTAVTARRYGDTDVLAIETIPTPTATPGKILVRVLGSSANALDWRILSGTPLFVRLVMGLRTPKRLSPGADVAGIVVAVGDGVSDFELGDAVFGEAAGGAFAEYAAVTPKNFVKLPAGVDFVAAGATPVAGLTALQGLRSKAALKPGDRVLINGAAGGVGTFAVQIARALGATEITAVCSGHNVDQARALGASRVIGYETDDYITIGGQYDVVLDMMGNRTAAEMRSILAPVLALLVSAAR comes from the coding sequence ATGTCTATTCCTCAGCCCGCTAGCCCAGACTCGAAGGATTCTGCGAGCGCGTCGAACGACGCGTCGAACCCTGCGAACCCGACGAACAACCCGTCGAGCGCGTCGAACGCCCCGTCGAACCAGTCGAACCCGTCGAGCAGCGCGCAACCGGTGCCGCCAACGATGACTGCTGTTACCGCAAGGCGCTACGGCGACACCGACGTTCTGGCGATCGAAACGATCCCCACGCCGACGGCGACGCCAGGCAAGATTCTCGTGCGGGTGCTGGGGTCTTCCGCCAATGCGCTTGATTGGCGCATCCTGAGTGGCACGCCGCTGTTCGTGCGTCTCGTGATGGGGTTGCGCACTCCGAAACGATTGAGTCCCGGCGCGGATGTCGCGGGCATCGTTGTGGCTGTCGGTGACGGTGTCTCAGACTTTGAGCTGGGGGATGCTGTCTTCGGCGAAGCTGCGGGTGGTGCCTTTGCAGAGTACGCCGCAGTCACGCCCAAGAATTTCGTGAAGCTCCCGGCGGGGGTCGACTTCGTGGCCGCGGGAGCGACCCCGGTAGCGGGGCTCACCGCGCTGCAGGGGCTCAGATCGAAGGCGGCGCTCAAGCCGGGCGACCGGGTGCTGATCAACGGTGCGGCCGGGGGAGTCGGCACCTTCGCCGTGCAGATTGCGCGAGCCCTCGGTGCGACAGAGATCACTGCCGTCTGCAGCGGCCACAATGTTGACCAAGCTCGGGCTCTTGGCGCCAGTCGAGTTATCGGCTACGAGACAGACGACTACATCACGATCGGCGGTCAGTATGACGTCGTGCTCGACATGATGGGCAACCGAACCGCTGCCGAAATGCGCAGCATCCTCGCCCCGGTGCTCGCCTTGTTGGTGTCAGCGGCCCGATGA